A window of the Synechococcus sp. LTW-R genome harbors these coding sequences:
- the pdeM gene encoding ligase-associated DNA damage response endonuclease PdeM, which yields MSSRANLSWGSSTLELLPERAAWDPQRRALLVADLHLGKAESFQAQGISLPSDGDQGNLNRLLALCTRLGPEQVLVLGDLIHSRLGLTGELQEKLAALPDLMGCELVLVGGNHDRGAVFPSLRAQPSLQLGDWWLSHEPERPPQAGLLNICGHLHPVAQLGQGADRLRLPCFGLDQVQQRLLLPAFGDLTGGHPAPAGLERWVIAEDQVLKLPA from the coding sequence TTGAGCAGCCGCGCAAACCTCAGCTGGGGCTCGAGCACCCTCGAACTGCTGCCCGAGCGGGCCGCCTGGGATCCCCAACGACGGGCCCTCCTCGTGGCCGATCTGCACCTCGGTAAAGCCGAGAGCTTTCAGGCCCAGGGCATTTCCCTTCCAAGCGATGGCGACCAGGGGAACCTCAATCGCCTGCTCGCGCTCTGCACCCGCCTGGGCCCCGAGCAGGTGCTAGTGCTCGGTGACCTGATCCACAGCCGACTCGGCCTGACGGGCGAGCTGCAGGAGAAGCTCGCCGCCCTCCCCGACTTAATGGGCTGCGAGCTCGTTCTGGTCGGCGGCAACCATGACCGCGGCGCCGTCTTTCCCTCCCTGCGCGCGCAACCCTCGCTGCAACTGGGGGACTGGTGGCTCAGCCATGAACCCGAGCGACCGCCGCAAGCCGGCCTGCTGAACATCTGCGGCCATCTCCATCCGGTCGCGCAGCTCGGGCAGGGCGCCGATCGTCTGCGGCTGCCCTGCTTTGGCCTGGATCAAGTCCAACAACGGCTGCTGCTGCCGGCCTTCGGTGACCTCACCGGCGGACACCCCGCCCCGGCTGGACTGGAGCGTTGGGTGATCGCCGAGGACCAGGTCCTCAAACTGCCGGCCTAG
- the hisA gene encoding 1-(5-phosphoribosyl)-5-[(5-phosphoribosylamino)methylideneamino]imidazole-4-carboxamide isomerase: protein MQIIPAIDLLDGHCVRLHQGDYGQVTRFNDDPVAQALDWQRQGAERLHLVDLDGAKTGQPVNDQAVKAITSALSIPVQLGGGVRSAERAEELLQCGLDRVILGTVAIEKPELVKELAGRHQGKVVVGIDAKDGLVATRGWVETSTVQATELAKSFEGTGVAAIISTDIATDGTLAGPNIDALRAMAEASSIPVIASGGIGTLEDILSLLSIAPLGVSGVIVGRALYDGTVDLAEALQAIGPERLQDALNPPTGSITV from the coding sequence ATGCAGATCATCCCCGCCATCGACCTGCTGGACGGCCATTGCGTACGGCTGCACCAGGGTGACTACGGCCAGGTCACGCGCTTTAACGATGACCCGGTGGCCCAGGCCCTCGATTGGCAACGCCAGGGGGCCGAGCGGCTGCACTTGGTGGACCTCGATGGCGCCAAAACCGGGCAACCGGTGAATGACCAGGCGGTCAAGGCAATCACCTCGGCCCTCTCCATCCCGGTGCAGTTGGGCGGCGGGGTCCGCAGCGCCGAACGGGCTGAAGAGCTGCTGCAATGCGGCCTCGACCGCGTCATCCTCGGCACGGTCGCCATCGAGAAGCCCGAGCTCGTCAAGGAGCTCGCCGGCCGTCACCAGGGCAAGGTCGTGGTCGGAATCGACGCCAAGGATGGGCTGGTGGCCACCCGGGGTTGGGTCGAGACCAGCACCGTGCAGGCCACGGAGCTGGCCAAGAGCTTTGAAGGCACGGGCGTCGCCGCGATCATCAGCACCGACATCGCCACCGACGGCACACTGGCTGGCCCCAACATCGACGCCCTGCGGGCCATGGCGGAGGCCAGCAGCATCCCCGTGATCGCCTCCGGCGGCATCGGCACCCTCGAAGACATCCTTTCGCTGCTCTCCATTGCTCCGCTTGGGGTCAGCGGCGTGATCGTCGGCCGGGCCCTCTACGACGGCACGGTGGACCTGGCGGAAGCACTCCAGGCCATTGGGCCTGAGCGACTCCAAGACGCACTCAATCCGCCTACGGGTTCTATAACGGTGTAA
- a CDS encoding glutathione S-transferase family protein, whose translation MTITLYGGLRSRATIPHWYMEERGIPYTWQFVDMEAGEHRRDPYLAINPFGKVPALVDEDPALPGGRVQLFESGAILLYLAERFGGECQTAAERGLAQQWVLFANATLATALFVPSNREREFPRLMEVLDRKLVDGPLMGGDWGVADCAVNAYLAYLPIFFPQIDLSPYPQVQATIAATQQRAAYQRVMGQR comes from the coding sequence ATGACAATAACGCTTTACGGTGGATTGAGAAGCCGAGCAACAATTCCACATTGGTACATGGAGGAGCGAGGTATCCCCTACACCTGGCAGTTCGTCGATATGGAAGCTGGGGAACACCGCCGGGATCCCTACCTCGCCATCAACCCGTTCGGGAAAGTGCCGGCGTTGGTGGATGAGGATCCCGCTCTCCCCGGCGGTCGGGTCCAGCTGTTTGAGAGCGGCGCGATCCTGCTCTATTTGGCGGAGCGCTTCGGTGGGGAATGTCAGACCGCCGCTGAGCGGGGGCTGGCGCAGCAGTGGGTGCTCTTCGCGAACGCGACCCTGGCCACCGCACTCTTTGTTCCCTCCAACCGAGAACGGGAATTCCCCCGCCTAATGGAGGTGCTGGATCGCAAGCTCGTGGACGGTCCCCTGATGGGTGGCGACTGGGGCGTCGCCGATTGCGCCGTCAACGCCTACCTGGCCTACCTGCCGATCTTCTTCCCGCAGATCGACCTCAGTCCCTATCCCCAGGTTCAGGCAACCATTGCCGCCACCCAACAGCGGGCCGCCTACCAACGGGTGATGGGCCAGCGTTGA
- a CDS encoding nucleoside 2-deoxyribosyltransferase, translating into MTKPRLYLASPYGFSAHWRTRLLPDFVSALEQLGLEVWEPFSRNDQVDLAEPGWAWRVAQADLQDVRDADALLAIVNGTPPDEGVMLELGAAIALGKPVFLYRDDFRRCSDSEDYPLNLMVFSGLPQEGWQDWLYGSIEELQSSEKALVRWLKDFQSSGT; encoded by the coding sequence ATGACTAAACCTCGGCTCTACCTGGCCTCTCCCTACGGCTTCTCCGCCCACTGGCGGACCCGCCTGCTGCCGGATTTTGTTAGCGCCCTCGAACAGCTCGGCCTGGAGGTCTGGGAACCCTTCTCGCGCAACGACCAAGTGGACCTCGCGGAACCAGGCTGGGCCTGGCGTGTGGCCCAGGCGGATCTGCAGGACGTCCGGGACGCCGATGCCCTCCTCGCCATCGTCAACGGCACGCCTCCCGACGAGGGGGTCATGCTCGAACTGGGCGCCGCGATTGCCCTCGGCAAGCCCGTCTTCCTCTACCGCGATGACTTCCGCCGCTGCAGCGATTCCGAGGACTATCCGCTCAACCTGATGGTCTTCAGCGGCCTACCGCAGGAGGGCTGGCAGGACTGGCTCTACGGCTCGATCGAGGAACTCCAGAGCAGCGAGAAAGCCCTCGTGCGATGGCTGAAGGACTTCCAATCAAGCGGGACCTAG
- a CDS encoding NAD-dependent epimerase/dehydratase family protein yields the protein MKILVMGGTRFVGRPLVQQLQDAGHALTLFTRGKNPVPAGVEHLCGDRSTAEGLSALAGRQFDVIVDSSGRTVADSRSVVEVTGAPSHRFVYVSSAGVYADSELWPLSETSPTDPESRHSGKLDTEAWLTAEKIPFTSFRPTYIVGAGNYNPVESWFFDRIVHGRPVPLPGDGSTITQLGHVNDLATAMALSIGVDAATNRIYNCSSVQGISFRGLVAAAARACGKDPASVEIRSFDPSSLDKKARKAFPLRMAHFLTDIHRVQRELAWTPHYDVERSLVDSYSNDYAKRMPTSPDFSSDDQLLAL from the coding sequence ATGAAAATCCTGGTGATGGGCGGGACCCGCTTCGTGGGACGCCCCCTCGTGCAGCAGCTGCAGGACGCCGGCCACGCCTTAACCCTGTTCACCCGCGGCAAAAACCCGGTTCCAGCCGGCGTTGAGCACCTCTGTGGTGACCGCAGCACGGCCGAGGGGCTCTCAGCTCTGGCGGGTCGTCAATTTGATGTGATCGTCGACAGCTCGGGGCGCACGGTTGCCGACAGCCGCTCCGTTGTTGAGGTGACCGGGGCTCCGAGCCATCGCTTCGTCTACGTGAGCTCCGCCGGTGTCTACGCCGACAGCGAGTTGTGGCCGCTGAGTGAAACCTCCCCGACTGATCCCGAGAGTCGCCACAGCGGCAAGCTCGACACCGAGGCCTGGCTGACGGCGGAAAAAATCCCCTTCACCAGCTTCCGCCCGACCTACATCGTTGGCGCCGGCAACTACAACCCCGTCGAGAGCTGGTTCTTCGACCGGATCGTGCACGGTCGCCCCGTCCCCCTGCCCGGCGATGGAAGCACGATCACCCAGTTGGGCCATGTCAATGACCTGGCGACGGCGATGGCCCTGAGCATCGGCGTCGATGCGGCCACCAATCGGATCTACAACTGCTCGAGCGTCCAGGGCATCAGCTTCCGTGGCCTGGTGGCCGCCGCCGCCCGGGCCTGTGGGAAGGACCCGGCCTCGGTCGAGATCCGCAGTTTTGATCCCAGCAGCTTGGACAAGAAAGCCCGCAAGGCCTTCCCGTTGCGGATGGCCCACTTCCTCACGGACATTCATCGCGTGCAGCGCGAGCTGGCCTGGACGCCGCACTACGACGTCGAGCGCTCCCTCGTCGATAGCTACAGCAACGACTACGCCAAGCGGATGCCGACGAGCCCGGATTTCAGTTCCGACGATCAGTTGCTGGCGCTTTGA
- a CDS encoding transcriptional repressor — MRLSRQRRMVLELLWDERDHLSARDIFERLNAKGRNIGHTSVYQNLEALQSAGVIECLDRANGRLYGYRSDPHSHITCLDSGAIQDLDVELPADLLDRIEKETGYRIENYTLSLSGRRLKP; from the coding sequence ATGCGGCTCTCGCGCCAGCGGCGCATGGTCCTTGAGCTGCTCTGGGATGAGCGGGATCACCTGAGCGCCCGCGACATCTTTGAGCGGCTCAACGCCAAGGGCCGCAACATCGGTCATACCTCCGTCTACCAAAACCTCGAAGCCCTCCAAAGCGCCGGGGTGATCGAGTGCCTGGACCGGGCCAACGGCCGTCTCTACGGCTACCGCAGCGATCCCCACAGCCACATCACCTGCCTGGATTCCGGCGCGATTCAGGACCTGGATGTGGAACTGCCCGCGGATCTGCTCGATCGGATCGAGAAGGAAACCGGCTATCGCATCGAGAACTACACCCTGAGCCTCAGCGGCCGCCGGTTAAAGCCTTGA
- a CDS encoding alpha/beta hydrolase, whose amino-acid sequence MRDSEGRRIAIVIHGAFQSHGNIAGAALVLKDSGVKEVHMPDLAGHGAEKDIERSEQNLTERLAEELLSRREINQSLKEGIADSVTVIGHSLGASVALTVATQAMVHSKSLNLILVEPIFWLGSECEGQDHLSQNLDIHTPHNKTHIEITEYLRALLKGDKQQSSDFSLLTNLANLDKATITLIRGGVRTIQSKEEFKIETSEKVITYSVSGQEIGSLVPDNYCNRELFDNQLTIRDAGHNPFASSSFYRWLRLLIS is encoded by the coding sequence ATGAGAGACTCCGAAGGCAGACGTATAGCAATCGTTATACATGGGGCCTTTCAGTCCCATGGAAATATTGCAGGTGCAGCCTTGGTCCTAAAGGACTCAGGCGTCAAGGAAGTTCACATGCCCGACCTTGCAGGTCACGGCGCCGAGAAAGACATAGAGAGATCAGAACAAAATCTGACAGAGAGACTTGCCGAGGAGCTACTGTCCAGGAGGGAAATAAACCAATCACTTAAAGAAGGCATTGCAGATAGCGTGACAGTTATTGGACACTCACTTGGAGCATCTGTAGCGCTCACTGTTGCCACACAGGCAATGGTACATTCAAAAAGCCTTAACCTGATCCTAGTTGAACCAATCTTTTGGCTAGGTAGCGAATGCGAAGGCCAAGACCATTTGTCGCAAAATCTAGATATCCATACACCACACAATAAAACTCATATTGAAATCACCGAGTACCTCAGGGCGCTTCTAAAAGGCGACAAGCAGCAATCTAGCGACTTCAGCTTACTGACCAATCTTGCGAACTTAGACAAAGCCACAATCACACTCATTAGAGGCGGAGTGAGAACTATTCAATCAAAAGAAGAATTCAAGATTGAGACCTCAGAGAAAGTCATTACTTACAGCGTCAGCGGGCAAGAGATTGGATCGCTAGTTCCGGACAATTACTGCAATAGGGAACTATTTGACAACCAGCTCACAATTAGAGATGCAGGTCACAACCCGTTTGCTAGTTCAAGTTTTTACAGGTGGTTGAGGCTTTTAATAAGCTAA
- a CDS encoding Coq4 family protein: MGRFSEVLRSLNNLKLLAAVGRSGGELGTIADLVDNFLGSPQMEDCIRRFRALPGGAELMDGRYPPLEPPIAQLQTLPAGTLGREYARLILQLGYDPEFFRPRPIESDGQWLTQRIATTHDIHHVISGLGTERAGETGVLAITAAQIGFPAYVLLTSASQLANFRLKLEEFEGISRAAAHGSAIARQAQCLAIARWEEGWEKPIQQWRQELGLIDPADHEPYGLAQQLADA; the protein is encoded by the coding sequence ATGGGGCGATTCAGCGAGGTTCTGCGCTCCCTCAACAACCTCAAATTGCTGGCGGCCGTCGGCCGCAGCGGAGGTGAACTGGGCACCATCGCTGACCTGGTGGACAACTTTCTGGGCAGCCCCCAGATGGAGGACTGCATTCGCCGCTTCCGCGCCCTCCCGGGCGGTGCAGAACTGATGGACGGGCGCTACCCACCCCTGGAGCCGCCCATCGCGCAACTCCAGACGCTCCCCGCTGGAACCCTGGGACGGGAGTACGCCCGCCTGATCCTCCAGCTCGGCTACGACCCCGAGTTCTTTCGTCCGCGGCCGATCGAGAGCGACGGGCAATGGCTAACCCAACGGATCGCCACCACCCATGACATCCATCACGTCATCAGCGGTTTAGGCACCGAACGGGCCGGCGAGACCGGCGTCCTGGCCATCACCGCCGCCCAGATCGGCTTCCCGGCCTACGTCCTGCTGACCAGCGCCAGCCAGCTGGCGAACTTCCGACTGAAGCTCGAGGAGTTTGAAGGCATCAGCCGCGCCGCCGCCCATGGCTCTGCGATCGCCCGCCAGGCCCAGTGCCTGGCCATCGCCCGCTGGGAGGAGGGCTGGGAGAAACCCATTCAGCAATGGCGCCAGGAGTTGGGCCTTATCGATCCGGCTGACCATGAGCCCTACGGCCTGGCCCAGCAGCTCGCCGACGCATGA
- a CDS encoding CBS domain-containing protein, translating to MVVERRVSEVMTTPVRSVSNETPLQDAVQLMSDHHISGLPVLDGNGTLIGELTEQDLMVRESGFDAGPYVMLLDAVIYLRNPLQWDKQVHQVLGNSVGEVMSQSPHTCSAETLLPEAARLLHEQGTQRLFVLDAQKRPLGVLTRGDVVRALASA from the coding sequence ATGGTCGTTGAACGCCGGGTCTCGGAAGTCATGACCACGCCCGTTCGCAGCGTCAGCAACGAGACGCCGCTCCAGGACGCGGTGCAGTTGATGAGCGATCACCACATCAGCGGCCTGCCTGTTCTTGATGGCAACGGCACCCTGATTGGCGAGCTGACCGAGCAGGACTTGATGGTGCGCGAAAGCGGCTTTGATGCGGGCCCCTACGTGATGCTGTTGGACGCGGTGATCTACCTGCGCAACCCGCTGCAGTGGGACAAGCAGGTGCATCAAGTGCTGGGCAACAGCGTGGGCGAGGTGATGAGCCAGAGCCCCCACACCTGCAGCGCGGAGACCTTGCTGCCGGAGGCTGCACGGCTCTTGCATGAGCAGGGCACCCAACGGTTGTTTGTCCTGGATGCGCAGAAGCGTCCGCTGGGGGTGCTCACCCGCGGCGATGTGGTGCGGGCGCTGGCTTCGGCCTAG
- a CDS encoding gamma-glutamylcyclotransferase, which translates to MFVYGSLKRGERFHHQLAGATFEGTAELQGLELYDLGPFPMAIANAQAETPVNGELYRLNAQQLQALDHFEGAPRLYQRTLHVLADCREAWVYLGTRQQVRFVRAIPSGCWRGSDRHQPAAREGQGNGQT; encoded by the coding sequence GTGTTCGTCTACGGCAGCCTGAAACGCGGGGAGCGCTTTCACCATCAGCTGGCCGGCGCAACGTTTGAGGGAACCGCGGAGCTCCAGGGCCTCGAGCTCTACGACCTCGGACCCTTCCCGATGGCCATCGCCAACGCGCAAGCCGAGACACCCGTCAATGGCGAGCTCTATCGACTGAACGCGCAGCAGCTTCAGGCCCTGGATCACTTCGAAGGAGCACCCCGGCTCTACCAACGCACGTTGCACGTGCTTGCCGATTGTCGCGAGGCCTGGGTGTATCTCGGAACCCGCCAGCAGGTGAGGTTTGTCCGGGCCATACCCAGTGGGTGCTGGCGGGGATCAGACCGCCACCAACCAGCGGCCCGCGAAGGCCAGGGCAACGGCCAGACCTGA
- a CDS encoding CDP-alcohol phosphatidyltransferase family protein, with protein MPNPSLSRRLADGLTIARAVVGLPLIVALSLGQAWLAWWLLLLGGFSDAADGWLARRAGGGSVWGARLDPLTDKILILAPLLWLGAAGALPLWAIWLLLARELLISGWRAGQGSGGPASSGGKAKTILQFAALLLLLWPGGGAALLNSLGFWLFWPSLVLALSSAWGYIKAPATDRRN; from the coding sequence ATGCCGAACCCATCCCTTAGCCGGCGGCTCGCTGATGGCCTCACCATCGCTCGCGCCGTCGTCGGTTTGCCCTTGATCGTGGCGTTGAGCCTCGGTCAGGCCTGGCTGGCCTGGTGGCTCCTGCTCCTGGGGGGCTTCAGTGATGCCGCCGATGGCTGGCTGGCGCGGCGGGCCGGCGGGGGATCGGTCTGGGGGGCACGCTTGGATCCCTTGACCGACAAGATCTTGATCCTGGCGCCCCTGCTCTGGCTGGGGGCTGCCGGCGCCCTACCGCTCTGGGCGATCTGGCTGCTGCTGGCCCGTGAGCTCCTCATCTCCGGCTGGCGGGCCGGTCAAGGCAGCGGTGGCCCGGCCTCCTCGGGCGGCAAGGCCAAGACGATCCTGCAGTTCGCCGCGTTGCTGCTCCTGCTCTGGCCCGGCGGCGGCGCCGCCCTGCTGAACAGCCTGGGGTTCTGGCTGTTCTGGCCGTCGCTGGTGCTCGCCCTGAGCTCAGCCTGGGGCTACATCAAAGCGCCAGCAACTGATCGTCGGAACTGA
- a CDS encoding DUF1651 domain-containing protein — MAAQEKREQKRLGRPGSGWLRSACGTKVVRITTIDPTAHAQWCEVVNADLASDGAIQAFHNSRMLRYNAVRLWQNLLRQGWSQVPPQW; from the coding sequence ATGGCAGCCCAGGAGAAACGCGAGCAAAAGCGTCTGGGCCGGCCCGGTTCCGGATGGCTGCGCTCGGCCTGCGGTACCAAGGTGGTGCGCATCACCACGATTGATCCGACGGCCCACGCCCAGTGGTGCGAAGTGGTCAACGCCGATCTGGCGAGTGACGGAGCGATCCAGGCCTTCCACAACAGCCGAATGCTCCGCTACAACGCGGTCCGCCTCTGGCAGAACCTGCTGCGACAGGGCTGGAGTCAGGTGCCCCCCCAGTGGTGA
- a CDS encoding DUF3685 domain-containing protein, protein MPEAKDAPPILILAEPLIQAGLERLLEDDFQLKTSAAAETGRVDLVIWSVSSGMPAATLERELLQLRERWQPAPLLLLLPAESDLPSSWLLQLGAEGLLQQAEPQEIRTAIDTLLTGGRVVELRPLHAVQHPETSREALGLGQWLLRSGLAQIEAEMLRCQRWLDLQPVGLNAILLAGRLRELNLAKRLLLWLWGPISMAFPAEAPAQPPAAQTVVGITLRERTAIGVWDAIQERLITAASAGVSNKSGQLMALEGLNADHRRDLLLALLAQFDLLITRFRHEQLRGEALESRWLGQQPELRRLSLRSMAGEYVQLPLEGGLLPVAQSLSDASDLTAVDPELPAALPMLAALVSAQPILVDGRLLAPDEPQALLHLEALISNWLIRSAELISAEILASCSTWPDLRRYLLRSDLLPTRNLERLRNQLNSQQRWDALFERPVQLYESRRLLYGLQQGAIVPIEQMEPRDRELQQLSWGQQLITLVLEGRDALAPQVQSLFKRLGDLLVVVLTQVIGRAIGLVGRGIVQGMGRSVGRG, encoded by the coding sequence GTGCCTGAGGCGAAGGACGCCCCTCCAATACTGATCCTTGCCGAGCCCTTGATTCAGGCTGGGCTGGAGCGGTTGCTGGAGGACGACTTCCAGCTCAAGACGAGCGCCGCAGCCGAGACCGGGCGCGTCGACCTGGTGATCTGGAGCGTCAGCTCCGGCATGCCCGCGGCCACCTTGGAGCGGGAACTGCTCCAACTGCGGGAGCGCTGGCAGCCCGCACCGCTGCTGCTGCTCCTGCCGGCCGAATCCGATCTGCCCAGCAGTTGGTTGCTGCAACTCGGGGCTGAGGGTCTGCTGCAACAGGCAGAACCGCAGGAGATCCGCACAGCCATCGACACCCTGCTGACGGGGGGTCGCGTCGTCGAACTGCGCCCGCTCCACGCCGTCCAGCACCCTGAAACCAGCCGCGAAGCCCTGGGCCTCGGGCAATGGCTGCTTCGCAGCGGCCTGGCGCAGATCGAAGCCGAGATGCTGCGCTGCCAGCGTTGGCTGGACCTGCAACCCGTGGGCTTAAACGCCATCCTGCTGGCGGGTCGCCTGCGGGAACTGAACCTCGCGAAGCGCCTGCTGCTCTGGCTCTGGGGTCCGATCAGCATGGCCTTCCCCGCCGAAGCCCCCGCGCAACCGCCTGCAGCGCAAACGGTGGTGGGCATCACCCTGCGGGAGCGCACCGCGATCGGCGTCTGGGACGCCATCCAAGAGCGACTGATCACGGCGGCCTCCGCCGGTGTGAGCAACAAGAGCGGTCAGCTGATGGCCCTGGAGGGGCTCAATGCGGATCACCGCCGCGACCTGCTGCTGGCCCTGTTGGCCCAGTTCGACCTGCTGATTACCCGCTTCCGCCACGAGCAATTGCGCGGCGAAGCCCTCGAGAGCCGCTGGCTCGGCCAGCAACCCGAGCTGCGGCGCCTCTCCCTGCGCTCCATGGCCGGCGAATACGTCCAGTTGCCGCTCGAGGGGGGCCTGCTGCCCGTGGCCCAGAGCCTGAGCGACGCCAGTGATCTGACCGCGGTCGATCCCGAACTGCCCGCCGCCCTGCCTATGCTGGCAGCCCTGGTCAGCGCCCAACCGATCCTCGTGGACGGTCGCCTACTGGCGCCCGATGAGCCCCAAGCCCTGCTGCACCTGGAAGCCCTGATCAGCAACTGGCTGATCCGCAGCGCAGAACTGATCAGCGCCGAAATCCTGGCCAGCTGCAGCACCTGGCCGGACCTGCGCCGCTACCTGCTGCGCAGCGACCTGCTGCCCACCCGCAACCTGGAGCGTCTGCGCAACCAGCTCAACTCCCAACAGCGTTGGGATGCCCTGTTTGAGCGGCCGGTCCAGCTCTACGAGAGCCGCCGTCTTCTCTATGGCCTCCAGCAGGGAGCGATCGTTCCGATCGAGCAGATGGAACCCCGCGACCGCGAACTGCAGCAACTCAGCTGGGGACAGCAGCTGATCACCCTGGTGCTGGAGGGCCGTGATGCCCTGGCCCCGCAGGTCCAGTCCCTGTTCAAGCGGCTCGGCGATCTGCTCGTGGTGGTGCTCACCCAGGTGATTGGCCGCGCCATCGGCCTGGTGGGTCGCGGGATTGTGCAGGGCATGGGCCGCAGCGTCGGCCGCGGCTGA
- a CDS encoding thylakoid membrane photosystem I accumulation factor: MPRTLARLLKPLAALALSLVLVLGLAAPSQAARDTNSYDGNIYALYAGNGSLVPPRTTLSQALDEHRAIVLGFFLDDSAASKQYAVVFNELQRLWGRSAELILLQTDPLQNRETHGPSDPASYWSGVIPQVVVINNDGKVVLDESGPVSIDAINEALSQVTGLRPQGDVKLSLNREVNELNSEIVPAP; encoded by the coding sequence ATGCCCCGCACCTTGGCCCGGCTGCTGAAGCCCCTCGCAGCGCTGGCCCTCAGCTTGGTCCTGGTGCTTGGCCTCGCCGCACCGAGCCAGGCCGCCCGGGACACCAACAGCTACGACGGGAACATCTACGCGCTTTATGCCGGCAACGGCTCCCTGGTGCCGCCGCGCACCACGCTCTCCCAGGCCCTCGATGAGCACCGGGCGATCGTGCTGGGCTTCTTCCTTGATGACAGCGCCGCGAGCAAGCAGTACGCGGTCGTCTTTAACGAGCTGCAGCGACTCTGGGGCCGCAGCGCTGAGCTGATCCTGCTGCAGACCGATCCGCTGCAAAACCGAGAGACCCACGGGCCCAGCGATCCGGCCAGCTACTGGAGCGGCGTCATCCCCCAGGTGGTGGTGATCAACAACGACGGCAAGGTCGTGCTGGACGAGAGCGGCCCGGTGAGCATCGATGCCATCAACGAGGCCCTCAGCCAAGTCACCGGCCTCCGGCCCCAGGGTGATGTGAAGCTCAGCCTCAACCGCGAGGTGAACGAACTCAACAGCGAAATCGTCCCGGCCCCATGA
- a CDS encoding phosphoribosyltransferase, translated as MRTLSWADFDRALDSAIARLASCSLSGVYGVPRGGLVLAVCLSHRLGIPLLEQPQAGCLVVDDIYETGRTVAPYRERSDLTTLVWISKVPPLWWQALEVQADPEWILFPWENAEAALADKEQYRASRSHD; from the coding sequence ATGCGCACCCTCAGCTGGGCTGACTTTGACCGGGCCCTAGACAGCGCCATCGCGCGGCTCGCATCGTGCTCCTTGTCCGGGGTCTACGGCGTTCCCCGCGGCGGTCTCGTCCTGGCGGTCTGCCTGAGCCATCGCCTCGGCATCCCCCTGCTGGAGCAGCCGCAGGCCGGATGTCTCGTCGTCGATGACATCTACGAGACCGGGCGCACCGTTGCGCCCTACCGCGAGCGCTCCGACCTGACGACCCTCGTCTGGATCAGCAAGGTGCCGCCGCTCTGGTGGCAGGCCCTCGAGGTTCAAGCCGACCCCGAGTGGATCCTCTTCCCCTGGGAGAACGCCGAAGCCGCCCTCGCCGATAAAGAGCAGTACCGCGCTTCCCGCTCCCATGACTAA